Genomic DNA from Candidatus Sphingomonas phytovorans:
CACATGCCAAGACAGGTCAGCAGATCGGCGATCCTGTTCAGGCTCTGCGCGCGCAGTTGCTGACGCGATCGATCGATTGCCGCCGTCGCTGTCGTGATGCCATGCTCGTCGCTGAGCAGCCGGATCATCGGCTCGAAACCAGCGACATAGATGTCCAGCCACGCTTCGGAATCCGGCAGGCGATGTGCTGACAGCTTCAGGTGTCGAGCCGCTTGCCGCGTCCGGCCGCGTTCGAAATCAAGCTGTGCCCATAGTGCTGACATGACCGTTTCCGCGCCTTTGTCCTCGGCGAAATCGGCCTGCCACCGGCGCCGTGCGCGCGACAATATCTTCGCGGCGTCAGCCAGTTCGCCCTGCGCCAGCGCTATGCCGGCTGTATGGAAATCAAGGAACAGGATAGGGTAGCTCGAGCCGGCAGCGCGGGCATGGTTGATGCCTTCGAGGATCGCGGCCGTGGCAGCACCAAACTCGGCCTGCTGGGAATGGCGGATCGCTTGAATGGATGGCAGGAAAGGCTTGAAGGCGGAAGCGCCGCACAGTTCAGCGAGCCGGTTGAAGAGCTCATCGTCCTGGATGGTCGCTGCCCGGCATCCGTAGATCAGAAGCGTTGCCTTCACGAGCGCGGCATCGCGCTCCATCGCCACGTCGAGGGGCAGGGACTTTGCCGTCTCGCGATAGAGGCGGTCGGCCTCGCCGACCCGCCCGTCCTTCATCAGCACGACGCACTGGAGCAACTGAAGGCGTGGTTCCGAGCGGATGAGAGCCTCGCCGGCGACCTCCACCAGCGCCCGGATATTGTCATAACCCTTGTCCAGCCAGAGGCTGAGCCCGCCGGCCTGAACGATGACTTTTACTATACGCGTCTCATCCCCGGCAATGGATGCCAGATGGGCCGCGCTTACCACATCACCACGATCCGCCGCCCAGTCCGAGACAAGGCCCAGCAGGGCGATACGCTGGTTTCGCGGCAGCTGGTCGAAACGGCAGCGCAGGTGCCGACGGAGCAATGAATTGTATCTTCGGAAGCTCGGCCCGGATCCGTTGCCGACAAGGCTCGAAAGGTTCGCGGCGATGTCCTGTTGCTGGATCGGCCGGGCAGGGGAAAGCCTGTCGAGCAGTTCCTGATCAAACTCATGATGCAATGAGCTGGCGGAGAGGGCTATATGCGTTTCCCCCGGGAACGGGCCCAGCACCTCCTGGTCGATATAATCTCCGACTTGGCTGCGCGAGATGAAGAGCCCGGCATCGTCCAGGACGTTGCCACCGGCAAGCCAGCGCGCGAGCATCTGGCTCGGTGCCGGCCATCCTTCGGCAAGGTGGTGAATGGCGCGAATCTGCGGTGCGCCAAGGGTCCGATGCCACATCGTGTTCAAGCGCTGGCGCTGAAATGCGAGCAAATCGCCTGGAATGATTTCCGCCGCGCCCTGGGCGATCCGGCGCGCGATCTGAAGATCTTCTATCCTGCGAGCACCA
This window encodes:
- a CDS encoding LuxR C-terminal-related transcriptional regulator yields the protein MQTGELSPPSTGVSMRLCAPPPVTVLHAPAGFGKTCAMVSEFERLRENGVRVAWIAGEALSVSGLSSVEALAAIQALVEDADAVFFDDADHVTPAILAGVATTILYSSPRKRLLVGARRIEDLQIARRIAQGAAEIIPGDLLAFQRQRLNTMWHRTLGAPQIRAIHHLAEGWPAPSQMLARWLAGGNVLDDAGLFISRSQVGDYIDQEVLGPFPGETHIALSASSLHHEFDQELLDRLSPARPIQQQDIAANLSSLVGNGSGPSFRRYNSLLRRHLRCRFDQLPRNQRIALLGLVSDWAADRGDVVSAAHLASIAGDETRIVKVIVQAGGLSLWLDKGYDNIRALVEVAGEALIRSEPRLQLLQCVVLMKDGRVGEADRLYRETAKSLPLDVAMERDAALVKATLLIYGCRAATIQDDELFNRLAELCGASAFKPFLPSIQAIRHSQQAEFGAATAAILEGINHARAAGSSYPILFLDFHTAGIALAQGELADAAKILSRARRRWQADFAEDKGAETVMSALWAQLDFERGRTRQAARHLKLSAHRLPDSEAWLDIYVAGFEPMIRLLSDEHGITTATAAIDRSRQQLRAQSLNRIADLLTCLGMCIEGEAWLFGQAARPEGARIVDLPHSTGELATWQEREFGTLATAYQALIAGDVEAARRALDELVFYARDHGLRRTLQRGLLLRTATLDRVDDPVAAQQDFDEAVAIARSTGLRRAFCEFGGPSVADRLAALQARSGETAADTFLKGLAPSRRAASASPRRTLTKRERQILGELAAGGSDKIIARRLDVTEHAVRFHLKNIYVKLGVHDRAGAIEAYPAE